DNA from Daucus carota subsp. sativus chromosome 1, DH1 v3.0, whole genome shotgun sequence:
GTTAGAGACCTTGTATCTGCATAATAACGCATTCACGGGTCAACTACATGAATTTCATTCTTCTCACTCACGGCTGCAATCTTTTTGGTGTAACAACAATTTACTCTACGGATCCATTCCACATTCATTTTCTCAACTTGTGAATCTCACATCCCTAGATTTGTCATCAAACAATTTCAGCGGGGTTTTGGATTTGGAAATGTTTTCAGGCCTCAAATTTCTAAGAAGTCTTGATCTTTCTCATAACAGTCTGTCAGTGAGAAGTACAATCATGTCTACTCTCCCTCCTAAACTTAACCACTTGGGCTTGTCATCTTGCAACATGAAAGAGTTTCCTCACTTTTCAAGAGATGCAAACATCTCCATGGATTTTATAGACCTATCAAACAATAAAATTGAAGGGGAAATTCCACACTGGATTGGGTCGCTGGGGAGGTACTCTGACACTTACAGCTCCTATCTGAATCTTTCTCACAACAAACTAATAGGCGGTCTTGAGCAACTGCCTTGGGGTTATATTACTTATCTTGATCTCCAATACAATAAGCTGGATGGATCGTTGCCCACCTTGATGTGTAGTTCCACCTCTCTTCATATTCTAAATCTGTCTCACAACAAATTGAGTGGTGTACTACCCAGTTGTCCTCCAcataggaatattctttcagtgTTGGATCTGCGGAGGAATAAAATTCAAGGAAACATTCCAGCAACCTTGTCAAATTTCTATAATCTGGAAACCATTAATTTGAATGGAAACCAATTAGAAGGAGGCATTCCTTCTTCTTTTGCTGAATTTGATTCATTAGCCGTTCTTGATCTTGGAAATAATCAGATAAATGATACATTCCCCCGGTGTTTGGAAGCTCTTCCAAATCTCCAAGTTCTTGTTCTCAAATCAAACAAGTTTTATGGTCTTATAAACACGAGTTCTCAGGTTGTACACCCATTTCCTAGCTTGAGAATCATTGATCTTTCGTACAACAAGTTTTCAGGTGCACTGCCAGAAAAATATTTCAGAAACTTCAAGGCTATGATGAATGGTGAAGTGAATAAGGTAAATCGTAGTTATATGGAGCAGGAGGATTATTACAGGGATTCCACAGCTCTAGTGATTAAAGGCATGGAGATTGATTTAGAAAGAATTTTGACTGTGTTCACAACTATTGATGTATCAAAGAACAATTTTGATGGGGAGATAGCTGAATACTTTGGAAATCTTGTATCACTCAGATTTCTTAATCTTTCTCACAATTATCTCACAGGCCACATACCACGCTCGATTGGAAAATTGACTGTGCTGGAGTCACTAGACCTCTCATCCAACCAACTTAAAGGAGAAATTCCTCCGCAGCTCACTAGTGTATATTCACTTGCAGTTCTCAATCTGTCTTGCAACCAACTTAGAGGACGTATTCCAGAAGGGTGGCAATTCGATACGTTTGAAAACAGCAGCTACGCTGGTAACTTTGGGCTGTGCGGACATCCCTTGTCGAAAAAGTGTGAATCTTATGTTAAAACACaagaagaagacgaagaagatgaggatgaatgtcactttttcAGTGGTTTTACTTGGGAAGCGGTGGTGATTGGATATGGGTGTGGAGTGGTGCCTGCATTTATTATTGGGTACCTGATGTTGCTGGCACAGAAACCAAAATGGTTTGCTGGAATCATTGGCAGGGAATTGGGCCTGAAGATGAGGAGGATGGAGATTAGAATGCGATAACTAAAGGTTTGCTGTAATCTGTATCCCATTCCCAGGTCTTGAATATTCTGTGATAATATAGTAATATCTGGTCTCATATAATTCTATATTTGCACCTGTAGACGTTTACAGATTGGAGAGGCATGAACATTTTGGCATGCAAGTTGATGGGAAAAGCAGGATTCAAATGCATTGGAATCAACAACTGCGGTGTTGTAGGCAGCCAAGTTAATAAACCACTACTTCAGCTGTTTTGCATCTTctgtgattttaaattttacattttacaaTATAAGTCAAAAGATACAAGTTCAATATAcaagttttgttttgtttagttCCAGCCTATAAACACTTCAGTAGATACCAGAGGAGAAATGGATACAATCAATGTCGGAATTGGTCTTTATAGTTGAAACAAAGACTACCAGATCATTACCAATATCAACTAGGCATGTTGTTTAACGGGGAACTCATAACTggacaataattttaataatttagaatttgtgtaatttattactGGTCTAAAGGACACGGGATGGGTTTGCAATAGTTATTTGGAAACAGCTTGCTTAGATAAATGGACAGTGTTTTATAATAATAGAGTCCGGGGCCTATCAAGTGATTGTTAGAGCAATTTATCTACTGTTTTTTATAGCGGAAAAACATAAACACTTGGTTTTTTAGTGCATGCAGAGGGTCCATCAGTCCATCCGCAATTTACACACTCATTATTCCAGGATTCTCTGTTTCATGGTATTCTGCTGTGTAAAGAACAATCACTTGTCAGGACCACCTCCCATAATCACAAGAGATTCTATAGGAAAAGAAGCAACAGACATGGTTGGATTGTTTGTTTTCTGTATTCTTCTGCTAAAAGGCTACCCTTTTAAAgtctcttttatatataaagatacaaaaaaaaaaaaaaaatcatactaaTAAAGATTCTTTTTGGCTCCTCCAGAACTGGCCAGTTTTTCCTTAACTTTGCTTCTCCCACATAAGACTATAAGAATATTACAATGAAATAGTTGATTATCGTTGAACTTGCCAATCTGTTGACTTGGTAATTTGAATTTGATAAGCTCTGAATTGTAAGTAACGAGGAACAAGATGACATGATGGTAAATAGAAAATACAAGATGTCCATCAACATAGCAAAGAAATATTTTTCAGCCGGACGACATATCAGGATGTTCATTACTAAAACATGTTTGCTGATGCTTTATAATGTACAATTTACAATATATCACAGGTTGTAATATACACTACTAGATGATTTTATGGCCTGTTTATCCTTAATCGCTATCATGAActaatgaaaatttataaaagtggATCACATTTGCAGTGATGCCGCTATTTTTCCTGAATTTCCCTAGTTGTGAAGATTCCCTAGTTGTGAAGATTGTCTAAATCATGTTAGAGTCGCTGCCATCAGTGAATGCATTCAATGGCTTACTGAAACTGGTAGAGATACTAAATTGCAAGATGACAGAGTGTCCATGCGTCATTTTAAGGATCAAGATGTGTAGCTGTgacttgtattttaaaattgcaAGATGTTTTACAATGGTAGCAGAGGAGGGCTGGGGATTTATTGGGTCAGTTCGAAGCACTCAAGTAGAATTGGTTGTAGCAGAGCAAGAAGCTGAGCACGACCATAAGAATTTGAACTCTGAGGCTAATTTGACTCTACTTGTACAAGTTAATATATGATGGCACAAGTTAATATATGATGGCAGCAAAGGAGTTTCTTACATGCGCCAGTTTACAGTTCTTAGAAACATCTTATTATGCTTATTTGTACTAAACAGATATTAGTAGTCCACCAGAAACAAGGAGATTTGATATATCCCGGACTCTGAGGCCGGTGACAGTCTATGAGAGGGCATGTAATCGATGGAACAAGGAGGATTCAGATACATTGGATTCATTAACAGAACTTCTTCAGAGCCGGAGTCACTTCCAGATGCTCTCTTCTGGTAGATATCTATTGGAGAAGTAAAAACATCTCATAATCATCATTCAGCACTTGCTCTGAGTTTGTTGATCAACCATGCGATGTTGAAGGCAGCTCTTATCTTATCTGCAATCAAGTTAATGAACCACCACCTCAGTTGTTAAGCATCTTTCACCATTTTACATTTTACAACTCACAATAAAAGATTACATGTGTATTAATCTGATCATCATTTGTTTGATCAATATAGAAGTTCGGCTCTGTTTACTTCTATCCCTGGCTCTTCATTTCTAGAACATTGTTGATACTTTTTATTGAATGGTTAAGAATATTCCATAGATTTTTATATTCAGTGCTAGATGATTTTATGTCCTGTTTTCATTCCATTCATgaactaattaaaaatttgaaagtgATGCCCACCTTTCTGGACCTGCATTCCATGACCACAAACTCCAATTCTGCCCAAAAATTGCAGCTGTTTCGTAATATTTTTCTACGTGTTCTTTTGTTTGGACTTGTTTGCTGGACCATGCATATTGTTTTGATACAAACATCTTTGTTGATGTTAACACTCATTGTTAGTAGCCCATTCTTTACGGCAGACATTGAATTGGATTTACTTGAAGAAATGAAGGTTTAAGAAAGTTCAGAGCAATTTGTTGATTATTTCCTTCCCTAGAAACTGCACTCCAGCATCAAAGTACCTTTCAAAGACTCTACACATAATCTCTTGATTATCAAAGACTTGGTCTTGCATATACTGATAT
Protein-coding regions in this window:
- the LOC108204108 gene encoding receptor-like protein 7, which translates into the protein MKMKNSVLCFFTISVMLIFLQLQHHLVASSLSPSLQKLALFDFKQTFSISNDPNSWICSYYSVEDEEFYEIPSRPKTKNWSMSSDHCTWDGVSCDDKTGDVIGLDLTCSQLQGAILPNNTLFQLSHLRFLNLSQNDFSHSNQFPQEFGFFAKGLKHLNLSYTGLSGRVPLGISHLQKLVSLDLSYNSEAELKEEVFKSMLQNLTHLRVLNLNYANISSVLPVNISASLRVLQLWGTGIDGVVPQEVFHLPNLESLDLSSNYDLRATLPKVKWGSNATLQHLVLKYINIDGGIPDSIGFLESLGSLDLSRCNLSGPIPRSIGHLIQLTTLVLSENNLNGPILTFLTDLKDLRYISLERNNFTGSFPSFLAHSSKLVVMYLDSNSFTGSLPSWLFHPPSLETLYLHNNAFTGQLHEFHSSHSRLQSFWCNNNLLYGSIPHSFSQLVNLTSLDLSSNNFSGVLDLEMFSGLKFLRSLDLSHNSLSVRSTIMSTLPPKLNHLGLSSCNMKEFPHFSRDANISMDFIDLSNNKIEGEIPHWIGSLGRYSDTYSSYLNLSHNKLIGGLEQLPWGYITYLDLQYNKLDGSLPTLMCSSTSLHILNLSHNKLSGVLPSCPPHRNILSVLDLRRNKIQGNIPATLSNFYNLETINLNGNQLEGGIPSSFAEFDSLAVLDLGNNQINDTFPRCLEALPNLQVLVLKSNKFYGLINTSSQVVHPFPSLRIIDLSYNKFSGALPEKYFRNFKAMMNGEVNKVNRSYMEQEDYYRDSTALVIKGMEIDLERILTVFTTIDVSKNNFDGEIAEYFGNLVSLRFLNLSHNYLTGHIPRSIGKLTVLESLDLSSNQLKGEIPPQLTSVYSLAVLNLSCNQLRGRIPEGWQFDTFENSSYAGNFGLCGHPLSKKCESYVKTQEEDEEDEDECHFFSGFTWEAVVIGYGCGVVPAFIIGYLMLLAQKPKWFAGIIGRELGLKMRRMEIRMR